In Zea mays cultivar B73 chromosome 7, Zm-B73-REFERENCE-NAM-5.0, whole genome shotgun sequence, the following proteins share a genomic window:
- the LOC103633795 gene encoding L-type lectin-domain containing receptor kinase SIT2, whose product MARPLFLVYQLVSLCLRLTNLCSGDDQQFVYSGFTGTNLSTDGVAAITSDGMLELTNGTLQRKGHAFYPEPVRLREPANGTARSFSTSFVFGILSDHVELSAHGMAFNFSVLVDFSGALPSGYLGLLNVQSNGNSSNRLFAVELDTMQNDEFQDINDNHVGVDVNSLHSVQSYYAGYYGGGGGSGGFRNLTLISGEAMQVWVDYDAEVAQINVTMAPLSMAKPARPLVSARYNLSTILTDDGPAFVGFSAATGGTLKSRHYVLGWSFSIDRPAPAIDLSKLPKLPRVSAKDRTRTLEIVLPVATAAFLLAAGMAILLLVRRHRRYAELHEDWELEFGPHRFSYKDLFHATDGFKNSNLLGIGGFGRVYKGVLPASRTEIAVKRVSHESKQGMKEFISEIVSLGRLQHRNLVQLLGYCRRKGELLLVYDYMPNGSLDKCLHDREGQHTLDWALRVQIIKGVASGLSYLHLDWEKVVVHRDIKASNVLLDGDMNGRLGDFGLARLYDHGGADGPKTTHVVGTIGYIAPELGRTGKASPLTDIFAFGIFVLEVACGRRPISKQLTQDDDSDGGALLLVDWVLSHWQNGSLTETVDIRLQGDYDSDEASMVLKLGLLCSHPFVDARPTSMRQVTQYLDGHVALPDFMPPCHILPSSMMIPEQSEGFLMYNNTSSQIFKASNGSMSSLSGGR is encoded by the exons ATGGCACGCCCGTTGTTCCTTGTATACCAGCTCGTAAGCCTCTGCCTAAGGCTTACCAATCTATGCTCCGGCGACGACCAGCAGTTCGTATACTCTGGCTTCACCGGCACAAACCTCTCGACGGATGGCGTTGCAGCGATCACGTCGGATGGCATGCTCGAGCTGACGAACGGGACGCTCCAGCGCAAGGGCCACGCGTTCTACCCGGAGCCGGTGCGCCTCCGCGAGCCTGCCAACGGCACGGCGCGGTCCTTCTCCACCTCCTTCGTGTTCGGCATCCTGTCCGACCATGTCGAGCTAAGCGCGCACGGCATGGCGTTC aacttctctgtactagtggACTTCTCCGGCGCTCTTCCCAGCGGCTACCTGGGCCTCCTCAACGTCCAGAGCAACGGCAACTCCAGCAACCGCCTCTTCGCCGTCGAGCTCGACACGATGCAGAACGACGAGTTCCAGGACATCAACGACAACCACGTCGGCGTCGACGTCAACAGCCTTCACTCGGTGCAGTCGTACTACGCCGGGTactacggcggcggcggcggcagcggcggcttcCGCAACTTGACCTTGATTAGCGGAGAGGCCATGCAGGTTTGGGTGGACTACGACGCTGAGGTCGCACAGATCAACGTGACCATGGCTCCACTCAGCATGGCCAAACCTGCGAGGCCACTTGTGTCGGCCAGGTACAATCTCTCAACGATCCTGACTGATGATGGCCCGGCGTTCGTCGGCTTCTCTGCTGCGACCGGTGGGACGCTGAAATCACGGCACTATGTCCTCGGGTGGAGCTTCAGCATCGACCGCCCTGCTCCGGCCATTGACCTCAGCAAGCTACCGAAGCTGCCTCGTGTTTCGGCCAAGGACAGGACTAGGACCCTGGAGATCGTCTTGCCGGTAGCAACCGCGGCATTCCTCCTTGCCGCCGGCATGGCCATCTTGTTACTGGTGCGACGACATCGGAGGTACGCTGAGCTGCACGAAGACTGGGAGCTCGAGTTCGGACCACACAGGTTCTCATACAAGGATCTGTTCCATGCCACGGACGGCTTCAAGAACTCTAACCTTCTCGGCATCGGCGGGTTTGGGAGGGTGTACAAGGGGGTGCTTCCTGCGTCCAGAACAGAAATCGCAGTAAAACGGGTGTCGCACGAATCGAAGCAGGGCATGAAGGAGTTCATCTCGGAGATCGTTAGCCTTGGACGCCTGCAACACCGCAACCTCGTCCAGCTGCTAGGGTACTGTCGACGGAAAGGCGAGCTGCTGCTGGTGTACGACTACATGCCAAACGGAAGCCTCGACAAGTGCCTTCACGACCGAGAGGGGCAGCACACTTTAGACTGGGCTTTGAGGGTCCAAATTATCAAAGGCGTCGCGTCTGGCTTGTCGTACCTCCATCTAGACTGGGAGAAAGTGGTCGTCCATCGAGATATTAAAGCCAGCAATGTCCTCCTCGACGGCGACATGAACGGGCGGCTAGGAGACTTTGGCCTCGCGCGACTCTACGACCACGGCGGGGCAGACGGCCCAAAGACCACCCATGTGGTAGGCACCATAGGGTACATAGCTCCCGAGCTTGGTCGCACCGGTAAGGCATCCCCTCTCACAGACATATTTGCTTTCGGCATCTTCGTTCTTGAGGTCGCGTGTGGACGAAGGCCCATCAGCAAGCAGCTCACGCAGGACGACGACAGTGACGGCGGCGCCTTGTTATTGGTGGACTGGGTGCTTAGTCACTGGCAGAATGGATCACTCACTGAAACAGTGGACATCAGGCTTCAAGGGGACTACGACAGTGACGAGGCATCCATGGTACTAAAGCTGGGGCTACTATGTTCACACCCATTCGTGGACGCAAGACCAACAAGCATGCGACAAGTCACCCAGTACCTTGATGGCCACGTAGCATTACCGGACTTTATGCCGCCCTGCCATATACTACCCAGCAGCATGATGATTCCGGAGCAAAGCGAGGGATTTCTTATGTACAACAATACGTCAAGCCAAATATTCAAGGCAAGCAATGGGAGCATGTCTAGCCTCTCAGGGGGAAGATGA